Proteins found in one Synechococcus sp. LA31 genomic segment:
- the ftsZ gene encoding cell division protein FtsZ, translated as MEIAAEGLSASSNGASGIVPSQSARIEVIGVGGGGSNAVNRMIASDLQGVGYRVLNTDAQALLQSAAKQRVQLGQKLTRGLGAGGNPAIGQKAAEESRSDLAQTLQGADLVFIAAGMGGGTGTGAAPVVAEVAKECGALTVGIVTKPFGFEGRRRMRQAEEGIARLSEHVDTLIVIPNDRLREAIAGAPLQDAFRAADDVLRMGVKGISDIITRPGLVNVDFADVRSVMTDAGTALLGLGVGSGRSRATEAAQAAISSPLLEAARIDGAKGCVINISGGKDMTLEDMTTASEVIYDVVDPEANIIVGAVVDERLEGEIHVTVIATGFEGGGSYRPERTVASFNSGSNSSTEADQNGAAIPSFLLNRQRES; from the coding sequence ATGGAGATCGCAGCTGAAGGCCTCAGTGCCAGCAGCAATGGAGCGAGCGGGATCGTGCCCAGTCAGTCAGCCCGGATTGAGGTGATTGGCGTCGGTGGTGGCGGCAGCAATGCTGTGAACCGCATGATCGCTTCCGATTTGCAAGGTGTGGGCTACCGCGTGCTCAACACCGATGCCCAGGCCCTGCTGCAATCGGCTGCCAAGCAACGGGTTCAACTCGGCCAGAAGCTCACCCGAGGTCTTGGGGCGGGCGGCAACCCAGCCATCGGCCAGAAGGCAGCTGAAGAATCGCGCAGCGATCTGGCGCAAACGCTCCAAGGCGCTGATCTGGTGTTCATTGCCGCCGGCATGGGCGGCGGCACCGGCACCGGCGCGGCTCCTGTAGTGGCCGAGGTCGCCAAGGAATGCGGCGCTCTCACTGTTGGCATTGTCACCAAGCCCTTCGGCTTTGAAGGTCGCCGGCGCATGCGTCAGGCCGAAGAAGGGATCGCTCGCCTGTCCGAGCATGTCGACACCCTGATCGTGATCCCCAACGACCGCCTGCGCGAGGCGATCGCCGGGGCACCCTTGCAAGACGCCTTTCGCGCCGCCGACGACGTGCTGCGCATGGGCGTGAAAGGCATCAGCGACATCATCACCAGGCCCGGCCTGGTGAATGTTGACTTCGCCGATGTGCGCTCCGTGATGACCGATGCCGGCACCGCTCTGCTGGGCCTGGGTGTGGGCTCGGGCCGCTCCCGCGCCACAGAGGCCGCCCAAGCCGCCATCAGCAGCCCGCTGCTGGAGGCCGCGCGCATCGATGGCGCCAAGGGCTGCGTGATCAACATCTCCGGCGGCAAGGACATGACCCTTGAGGACATGACTACCGCCTCTGAGGTGATCTACGACGTGGTGGATCCCGAGGCCAACATCATCGTGGGGGCCGTAGTGGATGAGCGGCTTGAAGGCGAAATCCACGTGACCGTGATCGCCACAGGCTTCGAAGGCGGCGGAAGCTACCGACCTGAACGGACCGTGGCCAGCTTTAACAGCGGTTCTAACAGCTCAACTGAAGCCGATCAAAACGGCGCCGCGATCCCCTCATTCCTGCTCAACCGCCAACGCGAGAGCTGA
- the hemW gene encoding radical SAM family heme chaperone HemW, producing the protein MTVAVAADGFKGAACLIPAALARGGNRLGPGGWPPRSAYLHVPFCHRRCFYCDFPVVPLGDHASAEAGAPGSTSISRYLQLLHREIVAAAPGPPLSTVYVGGGTPSLLSDEQLRQLLLALRRRYGIAPGAEVSLELDPASFDQTRLAAYLAAGVNRVSLGGQSFSDAVLEQLGRRHRCADLMEAAGWLQQAQRSGRLQSWSLDLIQGLPGQTLASWREQLEQAIALQPPHLSVYDLIVEPGTVFERLERRGALALPESDLAADLMELTAERLAAAGYGHYEISNYALPGHASRHNRVYWSGGGGWWGFGMGATGAPWGVREARPRTREGYAAWLEQAERAVPVGQEPAEGMPLDEQWMVGLRRREGVLLEVPAALLRRWQPFVEQGLLRREGPRWRLSDPEGLALSNAVLRELLEWWEEGSGAAAPQPIP; encoded by the coding sequence ATGACCGTTGCTGTGGCTGCCGACGGCTTTAAAGGGGCAGCATGCCTGATCCCAGCAGCTTTGGCCCGGGGAGGTAACCGGCTTGGCCCCGGCGGTTGGCCGCCCCGCAGTGCCTACCTGCACGTTCCCTTCTGCCATCGGCGCTGCTTCTACTGCGATTTCCCGGTGGTACCGCTGGGGGATCACGCCAGTGCAGAAGCCGGTGCGCCAGGCAGTACCTCGATCAGCCGCTATCTGCAGCTGCTGCATCGCGAGATCGTCGCGGCGGCGCCGGGGCCGCCTCTGAGCACCGTGTATGTGGGTGGCGGCACACCATCGCTCCTGAGCGACGAACAGCTGCGGCAGCTGCTGCTGGCGCTGCGGCGGCGCTACGGGATCGCCCCCGGCGCTGAGGTGAGCCTTGAACTCGATCCCGCCAGCTTTGATCAAACACGCCTCGCCGCTTATTTGGCTGCCGGCGTGAATCGGGTGAGTCTGGGGGGGCAGAGCTTCAGCGATGCAGTGCTGGAGCAGCTGGGGCGTCGGCATCGCTGCGCTGATCTGATGGAAGCCGCCGGCTGGTTGCAACAGGCCCAGCGCAGCGGCCGCCTGCAGAGCTGGAGCCTCGATCTGATCCAGGGGTTACCGGGCCAGACCCTGGCGAGCTGGCGTGAGCAGCTGGAGCAGGCCATTGCTCTCCAGCCGCCCCATCTCTCGGTATACGACCTGATCGTGGAGCCCGGCACGGTGTTTGAGCGCTTGGAGCGACGCGGTGCTCTAGCGCTGCCGGAAAGCGATTTGGCCGCAGATTTGATGGAGCTCACGGCCGAGCGGCTGGCGGCCGCCGGCTACGGCCACTACGAGATCTCCAACTACGCCTTGCCGGGTCATGCCTCGCGCCACAACCGTGTCTATTGGAGCGGCGGCGGCGGCTGGTGGGGCTTTGGCATGGGGGCCACAGGAGCCCCCTGGGGTGTGCGTGAGGCCCGGCCACGCACCCGTGAGGGCTACGCCGCTTGGCTCGAGCAGGCGGAGCGTGCCGTGCCAGTGGGCCAGGAGCCGGCGGAAGGGATGCCCCTTGATGAGCAGTGGATGGTGGGATTGCGCCGGAGGGAAGGGGTGTTGCTGGAGGTGCCAGCAGCATTGCTGCGCCGCTGGCAGCCGTTTGTGGAACAGGGGCTGCTGAGGCGGGAGGGGCCGCGCTGGCGTCTGAGCGATCCGGAGGGATTGGCCCTCAGCAATGCGGTGTTGCGGGAGCTGCTGGAGTGGTGGGAGGAGGGCTCTGGGGCTGCAGCGCCCCAACCCATCCCTTGA
- a CDS encoding D-alanine--D-alanine ligase family protein, translating to MSSEPTQLGLVFGGVSGEHAVSIRSANTVAAALRRGANANRYRLSCFYIDQWGHWWPPAVADAVLAKGTPAQREELPASQLRPGFQGFPEGALDVQVWVPVLHGPNGEDGTIQGLFSLMQVPFVGSGVLGSAVGMDKQAMKAAFAAAGLPQVPYACVDAQELSRAPEALLNRLEQHLGYPCFIKPANLGSSVGISKASNRGELLAGLELAAGHDPRLVVEQGVDARELECAVLGGRSMKASVLGEICFDADWYDYETKYSAGKSHTVIPAEVPEALSEQARAMAIAACRAVAAEGLARVDFFFERNSGTLWLNEINTLPGFTSQSMYPMLWEATGLPLEELVHQLVQLAQESGLPALSKRAFAA from the coding sequence ATGAGCTCCGAACCCACGCAACTCGGCCTGGTGTTCGGAGGCGTGTCAGGTGAGCATGCGGTCTCGATCCGCTCAGCCAACACCGTGGCCGCAGCCCTGCGCCGCGGCGCCAATGCCAACCGCTACCGCCTGAGCTGCTTCTATATCGACCAATGGGGTCATTGGTGGCCGCCGGCCGTGGCCGATGCCGTGCTGGCCAAGGGCACACCGGCCCAGCGTGAGGAGCTGCCGGCGTCCCAGTTACGACCCGGTTTCCAGGGCTTCCCCGAGGGCGCTCTTGATGTGCAGGTGTGGGTGCCGGTGCTGCATGGCCCCAATGGGGAAGACGGCACCATCCAGGGGCTGTTCAGCCTGATGCAAGTGCCCTTTGTGGGTTCTGGGGTGCTTGGCTCAGCCGTGGGCATGGATAAACAGGCCATGAAAGCCGCCTTCGCCGCTGCAGGCCTACCGCAGGTGCCGTATGCCTGCGTGGATGCCCAGGAGCTCAGCCGGGCACCAGAAGCGCTGCTCAATCGGCTGGAGCAGCACCTGGGCTATCCCTGCTTCATCAAGCCCGCCAACCTCGGCTCCTCGGTGGGTATCAGCAAGGCCAGCAACCGCGGGGAGCTGCTGGCCGGCCTAGAGCTCGCTGCCGGCCACGACCCGCGGCTGGTGGTGGAGCAAGGCGTGGATGCACGGGAGCTGGAGTGCGCCGTGCTCGGGGGCCGCAGCATGAAAGCCTCCGTGCTGGGTGAGATCTGCTTTGACGCCGACTGGTACGACTACGAGACCAAATACAGCGCTGGCAAAAGCCACACCGTGATTCCGGCCGAGGTGCCCGAAGCCCTGAGCGAGCAAGCGCGAGCCATGGCCATCGCTGCCTGCCGGGCCGTGGCGGCCGAGGGTTTGGCACGGGTCGATTTCTTCTTCGAGCGCAACAGCGGCACGCTCTGGCTCAATGAGATCAATACCCTGCCGGGCTTCACCAGCCAGAGCATGTATCCGATGCTCTGGGAGGCCACAGGATTACCGCTTGAGGAGTTAGTGCACCAACTGGTGCAACTGGCGCAAGAATCAGGCCTACCAGCACTGAGCAAGAGGGCTTTCGCCGCATGA
- a CDS encoding cell division protein FtsQ/DivIB encodes MTKTPERPGLAPERRRQLRQQRRQERLRQIWRISLFTAAATGLGWALLREGWVLRSADQVEVVGSSLVTREQVLREAQLRLPQPLLALRPQELAQRLSAGLPVEQVQVSRLMLPPRLRISLVEREAVAQAQRRTSGGSERGYVDRLGNWMTSRQQRGSGGARTPQVMVMGWQERLRPPLAAVLAQQDQMGSTLQQVRFEPNGSLWLRTAALGDVHLGPPDERLRRRLDVLRHLSAHLPKQMKTLKIQSIDLSDPEQPELGLPGKGRISIAGLQKAIEAANRPATANGTPATASTSLPAVPARSLGD; translated from the coding sequence GTGACCAAAACACCTGAGCGGCCTGGGCTGGCACCCGAACGGCGGCGACAGCTTCGTCAGCAGCGCCGGCAGGAGCGCCTACGCCAAATCTGGCGCATCAGCCTGTTCACAGCGGCCGCCACAGGCCTGGGCTGGGCCCTGCTGAGGGAAGGCTGGGTGCTGCGATCGGCAGATCAGGTGGAGGTTGTGGGTAGCTCGCTCGTAACACGGGAGCAAGTGCTGCGCGAAGCGCAGCTGCGCCTACCCCAGCCACTGCTTGCGCTGCGGCCTCAGGAGCTCGCTCAACGCCTGTCAGCCGGTCTACCCGTGGAGCAGGTGCAGGTGAGCCGGCTGATGCTGCCGCCCAGGCTGCGTATCAGCCTGGTGGAGCGGGAAGCCGTGGCCCAGGCCCAGCGCCGCACCAGTGGCGGCAGCGAACGCGGCTACGTGGACCGTTTGGGCAACTGGATGACCAGCCGCCAGCAGCGGGGCAGCGGCGGGGCGCGTACACCCCAGGTGATGGTGATGGGCTGGCAGGAGCGTCTGCGGCCGCCATTGGCCGCTGTGTTGGCCCAGCAGGATCAGATGGGCAGCACCCTCCAGCAGGTGCGCTTTGAACCCAATGGCAGCCTCTGGCTGCGCACCGCTGCTTTGGGAGATGTGCACCTCGGCCCCCCCGATGAGCGACTGCGGCGCCGCCTCGATGTGCTGCGCCATCTCTCGGCCCATCTACCGAAGCAAATGAAAACCCTGAAGATCCAATCGATCGATCTGAGCGATCCAGAGCAACCAGAACTGGGTCTACCCGGCAAAGGCCGAATCAGCATCGCTGGGCTACAGAAGGCCATCGAAGCCGCCAATCGCCCCGCCACGGCGAATGGCACGCCGGCAACAGCATCGACATCATTACCAGCCGTTCCAGCTCGCTCCCTCGGCGACTGA
- the panB gene encoding 3-methyl-2-oxobutanoate hydroxymethyltransferase: MRPADLLTCKQEGRPIAALTAWDALSAALVEQAGADLILVGDSLAMVVLGHATTLPVTLEEMILHTRAVGRGLQRPPAQQPLIVTDLPFLSYQCGLDAAVAAAGRVLKDSPAAAVKLEGGEPETVAVVDRLVRSGIPVMAHLGLTPQSVHQLGYRRQANDPLTQERLRRNARDLQAAGCFALVLEHVPAELAAGLSRELTLPVIGIGAGDQCDGQVRVTADLLGLTERQPPFSPPLLDGRRLCIEALKGWVGALQPQSPPPTTPAAPATPHC; the protein is encoded by the coding sequence GTGCGACCAGCTGATCTGCTCACCTGTAAGCAGGAGGGACGACCCATCGCCGCCCTCACCGCTTGGGATGCGCTCTCAGCAGCTCTGGTGGAGCAGGCGGGCGCTGATCTGATCCTGGTTGGCGATTCCTTGGCGATGGTGGTGCTGGGCCATGCCACCACCCTGCCGGTCACGCTGGAAGAAATGATCCTGCACACCCGCGCCGTGGGGCGCGGCCTGCAGCGTCCACCAGCACAGCAGCCCCTGATCGTGACCGATCTGCCCTTTCTCAGCTATCAGTGCGGGCTGGATGCCGCCGTGGCCGCCGCGGGGCGCGTGCTCAAAGACAGCCCAGCCGCCGCCGTGAAGCTGGAGGGTGGTGAACCCGAAACCGTGGCGGTGGTGGATCGCCTGGTGCGCAGCGGCATCCCGGTGATGGCTCATCTGGGCCTCACCCCGCAATCGGTGCATCAACTGGGCTACCGGCGCCAGGCCAACGATCCCCTCACGCAGGAGCGGTTGCGGCGCAACGCCCGCGATTTGCAAGCCGCCGGGTGCTTTGCCCTGGTGCTGGAGCACGTTCCAGCTGAGTTGGCGGCAGGCCTCAGCCGTGAGCTCACGCTTCCGGTCATCGGCATTGGTGCCGGTGATCAGTGCGACGGCCAGGTGCGGGTCACCGCAGATCTACTGGGGCTCACCGAGCGCCAGCCCCCCTTTTCTCCGCCCCTGCTGGATGGTCGTCGGCTATGCATCGAGGCCCTCAAGGGATGGGTTGGGGCGCTGCAGCCCCAGAGCCCTCCTCCCACCACTCCAGCAGCTCCCGCAACACCGCATTGCTGA
- a CDS encoding PIN/TRAM domain-containing protein, whose product MVDSLILVLFVVSGAAAGWLGVDLLPEQQLIQIQNLEQLSWILGAGGALAGLLAGVVFQRLRKRLMEQVRTMPTDLLVSRAVGLILGLLVANLLISPILFLSLPWELVLVKPLAAIAANVFFGVSGYNLAEVHGRTLLRLFNPNSTEALLVADGVLMPASAKILDTSVIIDGRIRGLLDSGLLEGQVIVAQSVIDELQALADSSNSEKRSKGRRGLKLLSSLRERYGRRLVVNTTRYEGNGVDDKLLKLAADTGGTLLTADYNLTKVAEVQTVKVMNLSELVIALRPEVQPGDELNLKIVRDGKEANQGVGYLDDGTMVVVDGAHGRSGERLTVVITGALQTPTGRMVFGKLDGAPSPSNNKTKASGRKSASGKGDQGNANPR is encoded by the coding sequence ATGGTGGACTCCCTCATCCTGGTGCTGTTCGTGGTGTCGGGGGCCGCCGCCGGCTGGTTGGGGGTCGACCTCCTGCCCGAGCAGCAGCTGATCCAGATTCAGAACCTGGAGCAGCTGAGCTGGATCCTGGGGGCCGGCGGCGCTCTGGCAGGACTGCTGGCAGGCGTGGTGTTCCAACGGTTGCGCAAGCGCCTGATGGAACAGGTACGCACCATGCCCACCGATCTGCTGGTGAGCCGGGCGGTGGGCCTAATCCTCGGCCTGCTGGTGGCCAACCTGCTGATCTCGCCAATCCTCTTCCTCTCGCTGCCGTGGGAGCTGGTGCTGGTGAAGCCCCTGGCAGCCATAGCGGCCAACGTGTTTTTTGGCGTGTCGGGCTACAACCTGGCCGAGGTGCACGGCCGCACCCTGCTGCGCTTGTTTAACCCCAACAGCACCGAAGCCCTGCTGGTGGCTGATGGAGTGCTGATGCCAGCCAGCGCCAAGATTCTCGACACCAGCGTGATCATCGATGGCCGGATCCGCGGCCTGCTCGATTCAGGCCTGCTGGAGGGCCAAGTGATCGTGGCTCAATCGGTGATCGATGAGTTGCAAGCCCTGGCCGATTCGAGCAACAGCGAAAAGCGCAGCAAGGGTCGCCGCGGCTTGAAACTGCTCAGCAGCCTGCGCGAGCGCTACGGCCGCCGCCTGGTGGTGAACACCACCCGCTACGAGGGCAATGGGGTAGACGACAAGCTGCTCAAGCTGGCGGCCGACACCGGCGGCACGCTGCTCACCGCTGACTACAACCTCACCAAGGTGGCCGAGGTGCAGACCGTGAAGGTGATGAACCTGAGCGAGCTGGTGATCGCACTGCGCCCGGAGGTGCAACCGGGCGATGAGCTGAACCTCAAGATCGTGCGCGATGGCAAAGAAGCCAACCAGGGCGTGGGCTACCTCGACGACGGAACCATGGTGGTTGTGGATGGCGCTCACGGCCGCAGCGGCGAGCGGCTCACCGTGGTGATCACCGGGGCTCTGCAGACCCCCACCGGCCGGATGGTGTTCGGCAAGCTCGACGGCGCCCCAAGCCCCTCCAACAACAAAACCAAAGCCAGCGGTAGGAAATCCGCATCCGGCAAGGGCGATCAGGGCAACGCCAACCCCCGCTAG